A single Microbacterium protaetiae DNA region contains:
- a CDS encoding DNA-directed RNA polymerase subunit beta, whose amino-acid sequence MQQSGREFHKPVRRAGEELDRLFGAHDPAEATRVAHSTATALLSRVRADPESEIVDRLVDFTRTHGIDDIAELWSRSPARSLPGALWNLYLLQLMIHRDPDTAALLYERGRVEITSVDPVIAGAPVPSGPDELVATVDRILRGVFDGDFAVALERAAAFSRVQASGATHVADDYEGTEPERATTLTTRAARLATIASDLTAAAALWRMDALS is encoded by the coding sequence GTGCAGCAATCGGGCAGGGAGTTTCACAAGCCGGTGCGGCGCGCCGGTGAAGAACTCGACCGGCTGTTCGGCGCGCACGATCCTGCTGAGGCGACGCGGGTCGCGCACTCCACGGCGACGGCGCTGCTCTCGCGAGTGCGCGCCGACCCCGAATCCGAGATCGTCGACCGGCTCGTCGACTTCACCCGCACGCACGGTATCGACGACATCGCCGAGCTGTGGTCACGGTCGCCCGCCCGCAGCCTTCCCGGTGCGCTGTGGAACCTGTATCTGCTGCAGCTGATGATCCACCGCGACCCCGATACGGCCGCGCTGCTGTACGAGCGCGGCCGCGTCGAGATCACCTCGGTCGACCCGGTGATCGCCGGCGCGCCGGTGCCGTCGGGGCCCGACGAGCTCGTCGCCACCGTCGACCGGATTCTTCGAGGGGTGTTCGACGGCGACTTCGCCGTGGCGCTCGAGCGCGCCGCCGCGTTCAGCCGGGTGCAGGCATCCGGGGCCACCCACGTCGCCGACGACTACGAGGGCACCGAGCCCGAGCGTGCCACGACGCTGACCACGCGAGCCGCGCGGTTGGCCACCATCGCGAGCGACCTGACAGCGGCCGCGGCGCTGTGGCGGATGGACGCGCTGAGCTGA
- a CDS encoding MMPL family transporter has product MTSRDSQPRSSEPLTRRQLRQQNNDPTRWVRIGIPVLLVLVWLVGGAVGGPYFGKVGEVSTNDHAAYLPDSAESTVVQNRLTDFTGSDSMPAVVVVTGDGKLTDDQISGLRDLADRLSDVDGVVGSVSPPIVSDDGEAAQMFVPLTTEEVSDAVGAVRTALDAGLPQGTTAWITGAAGFTADLVQGFLGIDGLLLGVALLAVFVILVIVYRSPLLPILVLATASFALCVALLTVWWLAKAGVVVLNGQVQGILFILVIGAATDYALLYVARYREAVADGARRWSATLRAWRGAFEPILASGGTVIAGLLCLLLSDLATNRALGPIASIGIAFAMLSALTFLPALLALVGRAAFWPFIPRAPAATVPDDLTVPVKGFWARQARLVARHARPVWMLCLVVLLAAGTGILQLKADGVPTSDLVIGHSEARDGQNVLGDHFDAGSGSPVYVLVAKDDLTAALQTMDAAPGIESLAAASADSASGQAAVTLKDGEPVFTAAGPPGTPSPEPTVSDSQVLLIGTLADPADSSAAEHVVRDLRAGLAESVGADAAQVGGVTATDIDTNDTSIRDRTLIIPIVLAVILVILMLLLRAVLAPILLVASVIVSFVAAMGVSALVFTHLFHFPGADPAVPLYGFVFLVALGVDYNIFLMTRVREESRRHGTRPGILRGLVATGGVITSAGLVLAATFAALGVIPILFLAQIAFIVAFGVLLDTFLVRSLLVPAVSYDIGRAIWWPSKLWRRGVDAATERDG; this is encoded by the coding sequence ATGACATCGCGCGATTCACAGCCGCGCAGTTCCGAGCCGCTCACGCGACGTCAGCTGCGTCAGCAGAACAACGATCCGACGCGATGGGTGCGCATCGGCATCCCGGTGCTGCTCGTGCTGGTGTGGCTGGTGGGCGGTGCTGTCGGCGGACCGTACTTCGGCAAGGTCGGCGAGGTGTCCACCAATGACCACGCCGCATATCTGCCCGATTCGGCCGAGTCCACCGTCGTGCAGAACAGACTCACCGACTTCACCGGCAGCGACAGTATGCCTGCGGTGGTCGTGGTCACCGGTGACGGAAAGCTCACCGACGACCAGATCTCGGGTCTGCGCGATCTGGCCGACCGTCTGAGTGATGTCGACGGAGTGGTCGGCAGTGTGTCGCCGCCGATCGTCTCCGACGACGGCGAGGCCGCTCAGATGTTCGTGCCGCTGACCACCGAAGAGGTCTCCGATGCGGTCGGCGCCGTGCGGACAGCGCTCGATGCGGGGTTGCCGCAGGGCACCACGGCGTGGATCACGGGTGCGGCGGGGTTCACCGCCGACCTCGTGCAGGGCTTCCTCGGAATCGACGGGCTGCTGCTGGGCGTGGCTTTGCTGGCGGTGTTCGTCATCCTCGTGATCGTCTACCGATCGCCGCTGCTGCCGATCCTGGTGCTGGCCACGGCATCTTTCGCCCTGTGCGTGGCGCTGCTGACGGTGTGGTGGCTCGCGAAAGCGGGCGTGGTCGTACTCAATGGGCAGGTGCAGGGGATCCTTTTCATCCTCGTCATCGGCGCGGCAACCGACTATGCCCTGTTGTACGTCGCGCGATATCGCGAGGCGGTCGCCGACGGGGCACGCCGGTGGAGTGCCACACTGCGGGCGTGGCGGGGGGCGTTCGAGCCCATCCTGGCCTCGGGCGGCACGGTGATTGCGGGTCTGCTCTGCCTGCTGCTCAGCGATCTTGCCACCAACCGTGCACTGGGCCCCATCGCCTCGATCGGCATCGCGTTCGCGATGCTGTCGGCACTGACCTTCTTGCCCGCGTTGCTCGCGTTGGTGGGTCGCGCGGCCTTCTGGCCGTTCATCCCGCGCGCGCCGGCAGCGACCGTGCCCGACGACCTCACGGTGCCGGTGAAAGGGTTCTGGGCTCGCCAAGCCCGCCTGGTCGCGCGGCATGCTCGCCCGGTGTGGATGCTGTGCCTCGTGGTGCTGTTGGCGGCGGGCACCGGCATCCTGCAACTGAAGGCAGACGGCGTGCCCACCAGCGATCTGGTGATCGGTCACTCCGAGGCCCGCGACGGCCAGAACGTGCTCGGCGACCATTTCGACGCCGGCAGCGGCAGCCCGGTGTACGTACTGGTCGCGAAAGACGATCTCACCGCGGCGCTGCAGACGATGGATGCCGCGCCCGGCATCGAATCGCTCGCGGCAGCATCCGCCGACTCCGCCTCCGGGCAGGCGGCGGTCACGCTGAAAGACGGCGAGCCGGTGTTCACTGCAGCCGGCCCGCCCGGCACTCCCTCACCCGAGCCGACCGTCTCGGACTCTCAGGTGCTGCTCATCGGCACCCTGGCCGATCCCGCCGACTCGTCCGCCGCCGAGCACGTCGTGCGTGACCTGCGTGCCGGCCTCGCCGAAAGCGTCGGTGCCGACGCCGCCCAGGTGGGCGGGGTGACCGCGACCGACATCGACACGAACGACACCTCGATCCGCGATCGCACCCTGATCATCCCGATCGTGCTGGCGGTGATCCTGGTGATCCTCATGCTGCTGCTGCGGGCGGTGCTGGCACCGATTCTGCTCGTGGCCTCGGTCATCGTGTCGTTCGTGGCGGCGATGGGCGTCTCGGCGCTGGTGTTCACCCATCTCTTCCACTTTCCGGGGGCGGATCCGGCCGTGCCGCTGTACGGCTTCGTGTTCCTGGTGGCGCTGGGGGTGGATTACAACATCTTCCTGATGACGCGCGTGCGCGAAGAGTCGCGCCGGCACGGCACCCGGCCCGGCATTCTGCGGGGCCTGGTGGCCACCGGCGGGGTCATCACCTCGGCCGGGCTCGTGCTGGCGGCGACGTTCGCGGCTCTGGGCGTCATCCCGATCCTGTTCCTCGCGCAGATAGCTTTCATCGTGGCGTTCGGCGTGCTGCTGGACACTTTCCTCGTGCGCTCGCTTCTCGTGCCGGCTGTCTCGTACGACATCGGCCGGGCGATCTGGTGGCCCTCGAAACTCTGGCGCAGGGGAGTGGATGCCGCGACCGAACGTGATGGGTAG
- a CDS encoding SDR family oxidoreductase: MRIAIAGGTGTVGRLVTDLVRRHGHEPVVISRSTGIDLLSGDGLDAVLAGVDAVIDVTSTASMSAAASIRFFETATRNLLAAEQRAGVRHHVVLSIIGIDSVEKGYGYYQGKRAQEHMVQTGPIPSSLLRATQFHEFARQMFERMKVGPFVLVPTMRSQPIEAAEVAARLVELAEGVPAGRVTDIAGPRVERMADLARRYGRAAGLPGRVVELSLPGGSGRQMRDGSLLAGTSAQLRGQDFTTWLRQQTGSDGEAKAQRPMGVAGIPLVRAPLPQPPEPSLTNARELIAGLQTAGMPITLTIDGDERRLPVNIDEAAFRALQEGVGLVLTRTRGVDAAATVRYLAQAVEIEVSHGPGRVTPHAQLSATLSRSRTEIRRLGGAVASGPTADGGFRVSATIPTPG; the protein is encoded by the coding sequence ATGCGCATCGCCATCGCCGGAGGCACCGGAACCGTCGGGCGCCTGGTCACCGACCTCGTGCGCCGTCATGGCCACGAACCCGTCGTCATCTCCCGCTCGACGGGCATCGACCTGCTCAGCGGAGACGGGCTCGACGCCGTGCTGGCCGGCGTCGATGCGGTGATCGATGTCACCAGCACGGCATCGATGTCGGCAGCGGCATCCATTCGGTTCTTCGAGACCGCGACCCGCAATCTTCTGGCCGCCGAGCAGCGCGCCGGGGTGCGGCACCATGTCGTGCTGTCGATCATCGGGATCGACAGCGTCGAGAAGGGGTACGGCTACTACCAGGGCAAGCGCGCGCAGGAGCACATGGTTCAGACCGGGCCGATTCCCTCCTCGCTTCTGCGTGCCACGCAATTCCACGAGTTCGCCCGGCAGATGTTCGAGCGGATGAAGGTGGGCCCGTTCGTGCTCGTGCCCACCATGCGCTCGCAGCCGATCGAGGCGGCCGAGGTCGCCGCCCGACTCGTCGAGCTGGCCGAGGGTGTGCCTGCCGGACGGGTGACCGACATCGCCGGACCGCGTGTGGAGCGCATGGCCGACCTCGCCCGGCGCTATGGCCGCGCGGCCGGACTGCCGGGGCGCGTCGTCGAGCTGTCGCTTCCGGGTGGCTCGGGACGTCAGATGCGCGACGGAAGCCTTCTGGCCGGCACCTCGGCGCAGCTGCGCGGACAGGACTTCACGACATGGCTGCGCCAGCAGACAGGGTCAGACGGCGAGGCGAAGGCGCAACGTCCGATGGGGGTGGCGGGCATTCCGCTCGTGCGCGCCCCGCTCCCCCAACCGCCCGAGCCGTCGCTGACGAACGCCCGCGAACTGATCGCGGGGCTGCAGACGGCCGGAATGCCGATCACCCTGACCATTGACGGCGACGAGCGCCGGTTGCCCGTAAACATCGACGAGGCCGCGTTCCGCGCGCTGCAGGAGGGCGTCGGCCTCGTGCTCACCCGCACGCGCGGGGTGGATGCCGCGGCCACGGTGCGCTATCTGGCGCAGGCGGTCGAGATCGAGGTCAGCCACGGGCCCGGCAGAGTGACCCCGCACGCCCAACTGTCCGCGACGCTCAGCCGCTCGCGCACCGAGATCCGTCGGCTGGGCGGGGCCGTGGCATCCGGCCCCACCGCCGACGGCGGGTTTCGCGTGTCGGCGACGATCCCGACACCCGGCTGA
- a CDS encoding aminotransferase class IV yields the protein MAAHFALLIDPAASDDACDDFAATFTVLDPAAPALSVSELSTQRGDGIFESIGVVDGHPQEVAAHLERLAHSAALCDLPAPHLGQWRQAIGRAAAACGAGESVIKLILSRGVEHGPAPTAWVTAATAADNSAVRERGIRVVTLDRGIDSGAADRAPWLLLGAKTLSYAVNMAAIREAHRRGADDAVFVSSDGILLEAPTASLILKKDGRFVTPAAGSGILHGTTQISLFEHLAQLGHSTAYETLPVEALMRADAAWLVSSVRLAAPISAVDGVELSADSALTASINDYLLSPRD from the coding sequence ATGGCCGCACACTTCGCCCTGCTCATCGACCCGGCAGCCTCCGACGATGCCTGCGATGACTTCGCGGCGACGTTCACGGTGCTCGACCCGGCAGCGCCGGCGCTGAGCGTCAGCGAACTGAGCACGCAGCGCGGCGACGGCATCTTCGAGTCGATCGGCGTCGTCGACGGTCATCCGCAAGAGGTCGCGGCGCACCTCGAACGGCTCGCGCACTCCGCGGCGCTGTGCGATCTGCCCGCGCCGCACCTCGGCCAGTGGCGGCAGGCCATCGGGCGCGCGGCGGCCGCGTGCGGCGCGGGCGAGTCGGTGATAAAGCTCATCCTCAGCCGCGGAGTCGAGCACGGCCCCGCCCCGACAGCCTGGGTGACCGCCGCGACAGCGGCCGACAACAGCGCGGTGCGCGAGCGCGGCATCCGCGTCGTCACCCTCGACCGGGGCATCGACAGCGGCGCCGCCGACCGAGCGCCATGGCTGCTGCTGGGCGCGAAGACGCTGTCGTACGCGGTGAACATGGCGGCGATCCGCGAGGCGCACCGGCGCGGAGCCGACGACGCGGTGTTCGTCTCCAGTGACGGCATCCTGCTCGAGGCGCCGACAGCTTCGCTCATCCTCAAGAAGGACGGCCGCTTCGTCACGCCGGCCGCGGGCAGCGGCATCCTGCACGGCACGACCCAGATCAGCCTGTTCGAGCACCTCGCACAGCTCGGGCATTCGACGGCGTACGAGACGCTTCCGGTCGAGGCGTTGATGAGGGCGGATGCCGCGTGGCTGGTCTCCAGCGTTCGGCTGGCGGCTCCCATCAGCGCCGTCGACGGCGTCGAACTCTCCGCCGATAGCGCGCTGACGGCATCCATCAACGACTATCTGCTCAGCCCGCGCGACTGA
- a CDS encoding VOC family protein, giving the protein MTDITFGYFPLTVDDVDTALEFYRDALGLSVLNDVSGNGWRWLSMGVPDQPGVVLVLSAPGAGRSPEDAEVLARLVAKGAGPGPIVFATSDLDAAFERIRATGAEVLQEPMDQPWGPRDCAFRDPAGNLVRINGTA; this is encoded by the coding sequence ATGACAGACATCACATTCGGATATTTTCCACTCACCGTCGACGATGTCGACACCGCTCTCGAGTTCTATCGGGATGCCCTCGGCCTGAGTGTGCTCAACGACGTCTCGGGTAACGGATGGCGCTGGCTGAGCATGGGGGTGCCGGATCAGCCGGGCGTCGTGCTCGTCTTGTCGGCACCGGGCGCGGGCCGCTCGCCGGAAGACGCCGAAGTGCTCGCCCGACTGGTCGCGAAGGGCGCAGGTCCCGGGCCGATCGTGTTCGCGACGAGCGACCTCGATGCCGCGTTCGAGCGCATCCGGGCGACCGGTGCCGAGGTGCTGCAAGAGCCGATGGACCAGCCGTGGGGTCCTCGCGACTGTGCTTTTCGCGACCCGGCCGGCAACCTCGTGCGGATCAACGGAACGGCATGA
- the pstB gene encoding phosphate ABC transporter ATP-binding protein PstB, which translates to MSKSIDVTELNVWYGDFLAVEGVSMHIAPRSVTAFIGPSGCGKSTFLRTLNRMHEVVPGARVGGEVLLDGDDLYGPGVDPVAVRRQIGMVFQRPNPFPTMSIRDNVLAGVKLNNKRMSRSDADELVERSLRGANLWNEVKDRLGKPGSSLSGGQQQRLCIARAIAVSPQVLLMDEPCSALDPISTYAIEELIAQLKTEYTIVIVTHNMQQASRVSDRTAFFNIAGTGKPGKLIEYGDTATMFTTPQQQATEDYVSGRFG; encoded by the coding sequence GTGTCCAAGAGCATCGACGTCACCGAGCTGAACGTCTGGTACGGCGACTTCCTCGCCGTCGAGGGCGTGAGCATGCATATCGCCCCGCGCAGCGTGACGGCCTTCATCGGCCCGTCGGGATGCGGCAAGTCCACGTTCCTGCGCACGCTGAATCGCATGCACGAAGTCGTTCCGGGTGCCCGCGTGGGCGGCGAGGTGCTGCTGGACGGAGACGACCTCTACGGTCCCGGAGTCGATCCGGTCGCCGTACGCCGCCAGATCGGCATGGTCTTCCAACGGCCGAACCCCTTTCCGACCATGTCGATCCGCGACAACGTGCTGGCCGGGGTCAAGCTCAACAACAAGCGCATGTCGCGCAGCGACGCCGACGAGCTGGTGGAGCGGTCGCTGCGCGGCGCGAACCTGTGGAACGAGGTCAAGGACCGCCTGGGCAAGCCCGGGTCGAGCCTGTCGGGCGGGCAGCAACAGCGCCTGTGCATAGCGCGCGCCATCGCCGTCTCGCCGCAGGTGCTGCTGATGGACGAGCCCTGCTCGGCGCTCGACCCGATCTCGACCTATGCGATCGAGGAGCTCATCGCGCAGCTGAAGACCGAGTACACGATCGTCATCGTCACCCACAACATGCAGCAGGCCTCGCGTGTGTCGGACAGGACGGCGTTCTTCAACATCGCCGGCACCGGCAAGCCGGGAAAGCTCATCGAGTACGGCGACACGGCGACGATGTTCACGACACCGCAGCAGCAGGCGACCGAGGACTACGTCTCGGGCCGATTCGGATAG
- a CDS encoding fatty acid desaturase family protein, whose translation MSDIRTTHPSPLGAKGSRGASEYTELAKTIRATGLLRRRYGYYWSKLIALPLTLGIGITAFVWIGDTWWQLFTAAVLAIVFTQIAFLGHDAAHRQIFVSGRWNDWISLILGDLLVGMSYGWWQHKHTSHHANPNKLGSDPDVELPVIALTADKAAVPHGALFTWFRAHQGIFFFPLLLLEGLSLHASGVRRVTSGRHLDRRWVEIGFMSVRLIGFTALVFLVLSPGIAFVFLAVQLGLFGFYMGVSFAPNHKGMPIVPADVTLDFLRRQVMMSRNIRGTRLLDVAMGGLNYQIEHHLFPSMPRPHLRRAAPIISTYCREHEVPYMQTGLLTSYVIVIRYINRVGLGERDVFSCPLVEQRACLTTE comes from the coding sequence ATGTCCGACATCCGCACCACTCATCCTTCGCCTCTCGGCGCGAAGGGCTCGCGCGGAGCCAGTGAGTACACCGAACTGGCCAAGACGATCCGAGCGACGGGCCTTCTGCGACGGCGCTACGGCTACTACTGGTCGAAGCTGATCGCCCTGCCACTGACCCTGGGAATCGGCATCACGGCGTTCGTCTGGATCGGCGACACCTGGTGGCAGCTTTTCACCGCGGCTGTGCTGGCGATCGTCTTCACGCAGATAGCATTCCTCGGTCACGACGCCGCACACCGGCAGATCTTCGTCTCCGGACGCTGGAACGACTGGATCAGCCTCATCCTGGGCGACCTGTTGGTCGGCATGAGCTACGGCTGGTGGCAGCACAAGCACACCAGCCACCACGCCAACCCGAACAAGCTCGGATCCGATCCTGACGTCGAGCTTCCGGTCATCGCACTCACCGCCGACAAGGCCGCCGTGCCGCACGGGGCCCTGTTCACGTGGTTCCGCGCGCACCAGGGCATCTTCTTCTTCCCGCTGCTGCTGCTGGAGGGTCTTTCGCTGCACGCCTCGGGGGTGCGGCGGGTCACCAGCGGCCGTCACCTCGATCGGCGCTGGGTCGAGATCGGCTTCATGAGCGTGCGGTTGATCGGCTTCACAGCCTTGGTGTTCCTGGTGCTCTCGCCGGGCATCGCGTTCGTGTTCCTGGCCGTGCAGCTCGGGTTGTTCGGCTTCTACATGGGCGTCTCCTTCGCTCCCAACCACAAGGGCATGCCGATAGTGCCGGCTGACGTCACGCTCGATTTCCTGCGCCGTCAGGTGATGATGAGCCGCAACATCCGCGGCACCCGCTTGCTGGATGTCGCGATGGGCGGATTGAACTATCAGATCGAGCATCACCTGTTCCCGTCGATGCCGCGTCCGCATCTGCGCCGCGCCGCGCCGATCATCTCCACGTACTGCCGTGAGCACGAGGTGCCGTACATGCAGACCGGGCTTCTGACCTCGTACGTGATTGTGATCCGCTACATCAACCGTGTGGGCCTGGGTGAGCGCGACGTGTTCAGTTGCCCGCTCGTCGAGCAACGTGCCTGCTTGACCACCGAGTGA
- a CDS encoding helix-turn-helix transcriptional regulator, translating to MDRDYAKPLDVPTMAARAFMSPAHFSREFKTAYGETPYAYLMTRRIERAMMLLRAGMSVTDACTAVGATSLGSFSSTFTEIVGETPSAYRARKHDDAEALPECFARVLTRPTRYV from the coding sequence ATGGACCGCGACTATGCAAAACCGCTCGACGTGCCGACGATGGCCGCGCGCGCGTTCATGTCGCCGGCGCACTTCTCGCGCGAGTTCAAGACCGCGTACGGCGAGACACCGTATGCGTATCTGATGACCCGGCGCATCGAGCGGGCGATGATGCTGCTGCGCGCGGGCATGTCGGTGACGGATGCCTGCACCGCCGTGGGCGCGACATCACTGGGGTCATTCAGCTCGACGTTCACCGAGATCGTCGGCGAGACGCCCAGCGCGTACCGTGCGCGCAAACACGACGACGCTGAGGCTCTGCCGGAGTGCTTCGCGAGGGTTCTCACCCGGCCGACGAGGTATGTCTGA
- a CDS encoding cold-shock protein: MATGTVKWFNTEKGYGFIAPDDGSADLFAHYSAITGNGFKELREAQKVEFDAERGPKGMQAANIRPL; the protein is encoded by the coding sequence ATGGCCACTGGCACCGTGAAATGGTTCAACACCGAGAAGGGCTACGGCTTCATCGCTCCCGACGACGGCTCCGCCGACCTGTTCGCGCACTACAGCGCGATCACCGGCAACGGCTTCAAGGAGCTGCGCGAGGCGCAGAAGGTGGAGTTCGACGCCGAGCGCGGCCCGAAGGGCATGCAGGCGGCCAACATCCGCCCGCTCTGA
- a CDS encoding diacylglycerol/lipid kinase family protein, giving the protein MSEQDTEPQDSAAPRRAAVIVNPVKADVARLRAAVHAEEQSNGWASSTWFETTAADPGGQAARAALQSTPTVVIVAGGDGTLRAAAEELHGSGVPIAIVASGTGNLLARNLDLVADIETGVHTAFTGETRPIDVGVVRLERGDEPATTHVFLVMTGVGLDARMATDTNEALKKRIGWLAYADPISKSVMGNKRFTLHYRADGGAETAVRAHTVIVGNCGTITAGILLLPDAAPDDGLLDVVLLRPKGFWQWLRVGSRLGLNRVLHRTHSARAATRPGGKWREMRYLQARTLSARFDVPEPTQLDGDAFGTATGAEITVLPQALGIVRAQP; this is encoded by the coding sequence GTGAGCGAGCAAGACACAGAGCCGCAGGATTCGGCGGCACCTCGTCGAGCTGCCGTCATCGTGAACCCGGTGAAGGCCGATGTCGCGCGCCTGCGCGCCGCGGTGCACGCCGAAGAGCAAAGCAACGGCTGGGCATCGTCGACGTGGTTCGAGACGACCGCGGCCGACCCCGGTGGCCAGGCCGCCCGAGCAGCTTTGCAGAGCACTCCGACTGTGGTGATCGTCGCCGGCGGCGATGGAACACTGCGGGCTGCGGCCGAGGAACTGCACGGTTCCGGTGTGCCGATCGCCATCGTCGCCTCAGGCACCGGAAATCTGCTGGCGCGCAATCTCGATCTCGTCGCCGATATCGAGACCGGTGTGCACACCGCGTTCACCGGCGAGACGCGCCCGATCGACGTGGGCGTCGTGCGCCTCGAACGCGGCGATGAGCCCGCGACCACCCACGTGTTCCTGGTTATGACCGGCGTCGGGTTGGACGCCCGCATGGCCACCGATACCAATGAGGCGCTGAAGAAGCGCATCGGCTGGCTCGCCTATGCCGATCCGATCAGCAAGTCGGTGATGGGCAACAAGCGCTTCACTCTGCACTACCGTGCCGATGGTGGAGCCGAGACCGCGGTGCGTGCGCACACCGTGATCGTCGGCAATTGCGGCACCATCACCGCCGGCATCCTTCTTCTTCCGGATGCCGCCCCCGATGACGGCCTCCTCGACGTCGTGCTGCTGCGCCCGAAGGGATTCTGGCAGTGGCTGCGCGTGGGGTCCCGGCTCGGGCTCAACCGGGTATTGCATCGCACGCACAGCGCCCGTGCGGCGACGCGGCCCGGCGGCAAGTGGCGCGAGATGCGCTACCTTCAGGCACGAACGCTGAGCGCCCGGTTCGACGTCCCCGAGCCCACCCAGTTGGACGGCGACGCCTTCGGCACGGCAACCGGCGCCGAGATCACGGTGCTGCCTCAGGCGCTCGGCATCGTTCGCGCCCAACCCTGA
- a CDS encoding isochorismatase family protein — protein sequence MGTALFIIDVQNDFTEGGALGVTGGDAVATGVSQLLADRAGAYDIVVASRDWHDADNDNGGHFATGEPDFVDTWPVHCVAGTEGAAYDPGLVTASITHHVKKGQGKPAYSLFEGVTDDGRTVEQLLDEHGIVDVDVTGIATDYCVRASALDALARGRHVRIFTDLIAGVAAESSEAAMAELAHAGAELATGLG from the coding sequence ATGGGCACCGCACTGTTCATCATCGACGTGCAGAACGACTTCACCGAGGGCGGGGCGCTGGGCGTGACCGGCGGAGATGCCGTGGCCACCGGCGTCTCACAGCTGCTGGCCGACCGGGCCGGTGCGTACGACATCGTCGTCGCCTCACGCGATTGGCATGACGCGGACAACGACAACGGCGGGCACTTCGCGACCGGCGAGCCCGATTTCGTCGACACCTGGCCGGTGCACTGCGTGGCCGGCACCGAGGGCGCCGCCTACGATCCCGGCCTGGTGACGGCATCCATCACCCATCACGTCAAGAAGGGGCAGGGCAAGCCTGCCTACTCGCTGTTCGAGGGCGTGACCGACGACGGGCGCACCGTCGAGCAGCTGCTCGACGAGCACGGCATCGTCGACGTCGACGTCACGGGCATCGCAACCGACTACTGCGTGCGGGCCTCGGCCCTCGACGCTCTCGCACGCGGCCGGCACGTGCGCATCTTCACCGACCTGATCGCCGGCGTCGCCGCGGAATCGAGCGAGGCGGCTATGGCCGAACTCGCCCATGCCGGGGCCGAACTGGCCACGGGCCTGGGTTGA
- the pstA gene encoding phosphate ABC transporter permease PstA: MTTTVTDAPALASADGIPSSAPLTGATLPRGTAWMVLAGGWIFAGAFFMLLWAAGVTTTFSLVGTVFFGTVLFDIVLYALSRIVEGSRRALDRLVTSLVSTAFIIALLPLVSLVWTVVLGGLARLDVDFFTQSMRNVVGSGGGALHAIMGTLLITLAAAVISVPIGLLTSIYLVEYGRGALAKAITFLVDVMTGIPSIVAGLFVFALFALVAGPAVRNGFMGAVALSVLMVPVVVRSSEEILRLVPNELREASYALGVPKWLTILKIVLPTSLAGIVTGVMLAIARVIGETAPLLLVTGFTFSMNYNLFDDRMMTLPVFVYTQYTQAAGVGAQASIDRAWTAALTLIVIVMVLNLAGRLIAKIFAPKRGL; this comes from the coding sequence ATGACCACCACCGTGACAGATGCTCCCGCCCTCGCCTCGGCCGACGGCATCCCCTCCTCCGCGCCGCTGACCGGGGCCACGCTCCCGCGCGGCACCGCCTGGATGGTGCTGGCCGGCGGCTGGATCTTTGCCGGCGCCTTCTTCATGCTGCTGTGGGCCGCGGGGGTGACCACGACGTTCAGCCTGGTGGGCACGGTGTTCTTCGGCACCGTGCTGTTCGACATCGTGCTGTATGCGCTCTCCCGCATCGTCGAGGGCTCGCGCCGGGCGCTGGACCGCCTGGTCACCTCGCTGGTCTCGACGGCGTTCATCATCGCCCTGCTACCGCTGGTCTCCCTCGTCTGGACGGTCGTGCTCGGCGGCCTCGCCCGCCTCGATGTGGATTTTTTCACGCAGTCGATGCGTAATGTCGTCGGCTCCGGCGGCGGCGCACTGCACGCCATCATGGGCACGCTGCTGATCACGCTTGCCGCCGCCGTCATCTCGGTGCCGATCGGCCTGCTCACCTCGATCTACCTCGTCGAGTACGGCCGCGGCGCATTGGCGAAGGCCATCACTTTTCTCGTCGACGTGATGACCGGCATCCCGTCGATCGTCGCGGGGCTGTTCGTGTTCGCACTTTTCGCGCTCGTCGCCGGGCCCGCCGTGCGCAATGGCTTCATGGGGGCCGTCGCCCTGTCGGTGCTCATGGTCCCGGTCGTGGTGCGCTCCAGCGAAGAGATTCTGCGCCTCGTGCCCAACGAGCTGCGTGAGGCCTCGTACGCGCTCGGGGTGCCGAAGTGGCTGACGATCCTGAAGATCGTGCTGCCCACCTCGCTCGCAGGCATCGTCACCGGGGTGATGCTGGCGATAGCCCGCGTCATCGGCGAGACCGCGCCACTGCTGCTGGTGACCGGCTTCACCTTCAGCATGAACTACAACCTGTTCGACGACCGGATGATGACGCTGCCGGTGTTCGTGTACACGCAGTACACCCAGGCCGCCGGCGTGGGTGCACAGGCGTCCATCGACCGAGCGTGGACGGCCGCGCTCACCCTCATCGTCATCGTGATGGTGCTGAACCTCGCCGGTCGGCTCATCGCCAAGATCTTCGCGCCCAAGCGCGGCCTGTGA